The following are encoded in a window of Gasterosteus aculeatus chromosome 5, fGasAcu3.hap1.1, whole genome shotgun sequence genomic DNA:
- the frmpd2 gene encoding FERM and PDZ domain-containing protein 2 isoform X2 produces the protein MGTFVTLAEVLEGRGSKLDEDEVWCLLLATTEALLAVSKKGSGNMCSVLSPGSVLLSGNGSLAFKSCARYEDVASFTAPEIQQGQAASTRTSAEKMVVYSLGMTLYWCVDYHLPQNQPVQMSAELEGLLLSMCEDMVVRRTDLLTVLETCELHHRASMLPPADRLIRQLVEDVYRNSVDHVSMAENGSRLTDRSQLIRDRLHRGSFSNSTWELNKKISRTFSGASYSYGPSGIPPGGQHRESYGSWQQLNRSPRTPYVEGNRKAISRSLAQFESTMSFNDKKAKDMGPEFIRTLEEPLVVLELPGSILSKKGKSPTTQRELSVVMPNGQSILVKCEVKSSAGDIFDMIVAHSNLVEHFYFALAYIDDNEFFFLDNDTKISKVAPDSWKKVPTTTFVLFLRIKFFVNDICLLHKQTCHQYYLQLRRDLLEDQLSCHEETALYLGALALQSECGDCMPEVYGKNYYRPNQYVSKSVMEKRALPLIQAELLRLHANNAQMLTDESELEFLKVCQQLPEYGVLFHRVIREKRPSEGEIMLGVCAKGVIVFEVKDGCRSTNQTFYWREAATISSNRRKFVVESRVSKKKHIFITESSKIAQYLCNLCSAQHKFNNEMISRQLSHSLVSEDNIVQYAAGCCAHSSQHKSFSCSETPQDDSGLTTPQGGSLNKLCDDVTARIEARLKQQLLNEQSQRSSTGMRSPVCSQKSGSKAHSGSPPFRETPATQRASSEREVLCVNLKKDPHLGLGVVIVGEDTVGHYDLGIFVASIVPGGPADKDGRIQPGGRLISLNHISLEGVTFSKAAEVMQSSPEEVQLIISQPKGLSPNNVRSPVMRHYESQTTVMTDVRSAHNSLDEIVSAMMTPKTANRLNVPREVRDLGAQDSCSLSAPLHCVEPEEIPVQIRKISGSLGISISGGVNNNLPNGGIFIRSLVPGGAAERDGRVCSGDRLLEVDGISVQCFTYRQAVDCLSKTGELVTLVVERVPIHPLRVSFGSETIRSASNPSINPERINSCSSISAPPPVISDRPKDYVFVTDENTQEVTLAKSDNSLGFSFLMCELDPPTRDFGSLVRIKELFPGQPALQSGKIQEGDVLLAINGQSLKELSYSKVLKLFKNAPAEVRLTLSRPAPGILPSIDQFTDT, from the exons ATGGGTACATTTGTGACCCTGGCAGAAGTGTTGGAGGGCCGGGGTTCAAAACTGGATGAGGATGAGGTCTGGTGTCTGCTGCTCGCCACCACTGAGGCCTTACTGGCCGTTTCCAAGAAAG GCTCGGGCAACATGTGCAGCGTGCTGAGCCCAGGCTCGGTGCTTCTGTCAGGCAACGGGAGTCTGGCCTTCAAGAGCTGTGCCCGGTACGAGGACGTGGCCTCCTTCACAGCTCCTGAGATCCAGCAGGGGCAGGCTGCCTCCACCAGGACTTCAGCAGAAAAG ATGGTTGTCTATTCACTGGGGATGACTCTTTACTGGTGTGTTGATTATCATCTACCTCAAAACCAG CCGGTCCAGATGAGTGCAGAGCTGGAAGGTCTGCTGCTCAGCATGTGCGAGGACATGGTGGTGAGGCGGACCGACCTGCTGACGGTGCTGGAGACCTGCGAGCTCCACCACAGGGCCTCCATGCTACCTCCTGCCGATCGGCTCATCAGGCAGCTGGTGGAAGACGTCTACAGAAACTCT GTTGATCATGTGTCCATGGCTGAAAATGGATCCCGGCTAACAGACCGCAGTCAATTGATCAGGGACAGATTGCACA GAGGCTCTTTTAGTAACTCAACATGGGAGCTGAACAAGAAGATTTCCAGAACATTCTCCGGTGCATCTTATTCTTACGGGCCATCAGG GATTCCCCCAGGAGGTCAACACAGGGAGAGTTACGGCAGCTGGCAACAGCTAAACCGCAGCCCCCGCACGCCATACGTGGAAGGTAACCGCAAAGCCATCTCAAGATCCCTCGCACAGTTCGAATCCACAATGAGTTTCAACGACAAGAAAGCAAAG GACATGGGTCCTGAGTTTATTAGAACGTTAGAGGAGCCGCTGGTTGTCTTAGAGCTGCCTGGATCCATTTTG TCAAAAAAGGGGAAATCTCCCACCACTCAGAGAGAGCTGAGCGTGGTGATGCCAAATGGCCAAAGCATCCTGGTCAAGTGTGAGGTGAAGTCCAGTGCAGGGGACATCTTTGACATGATTGTGGCTCACTCCAATCTGGTGGAACATTTCTACTTTGCCCTGGCCTATATTGACG ATAATGAGTTTTTCTTTCTGGACAATGACACCAAGATTTCCAAAGTTGCTCCAGATAGCTGGAAGAAAGTGCCTACAACCACCTTCGTCCTTTTTTTGAGGATCAAATTTTTTGTCAATGACATTTGTCTCTT GCACAAGCAGACCTGCCACCAGTATTACCTCCAGCTCAGGAGGGACCTTTTGGAGGACCAACTGTCCTGCCATGAGGAGACTGCTCTTTACCTGGGAGCGCTGGCCCTGCAGTCGGAGTGCGGAGACTGCATGCCGGAG GTATACGGTAAAAACTACTACCGCCCTAACCAGTATGTCTCCAAGAGCGTCATGGAGAAACGCGCCTTGCCTCTCATTCAGGCGGAGCTACTACGCCTCCACGCCAACAACGCTCAGATGCTCACCGACGAATCAGAGCTTGAGTTCCTTAAG GTATGTCAACAGTTGCCTGAATATGGAGTTTTGTTCCACCGTGTGATTCGTGAAAAAAGGCCTTCAGAAGGGGAGATCATGCTGGGAGTTTGTGCCAAAGGAGTCATCGTCTTCGAGGTTAAAGATGGCTGCCGATCCACCAATCAGACTTTCTACTGGAGGGAGGCAGCGACCATCTCCTCTAAT AGGCGTAAATTTGTGGTAGAGAGCCGTGTCAGCAAAAAGAAGCACATCTTTATCACAGAGAGTTCGAAAATAGCCCAGTATCTGTGTAACCTCTGTTCAGCCCAACACAAGTTCAACAATGAGATGATCTCCCGTCAGCTCAGCCACAGCCTGGTCTCAG AGGACAACATTGTGCAGTACGCCGCAGGGTGTTGCGCTCACAGCAGCCAACACaagtccttctcctgctccgaGACACCGCAGGACGACAGCGGACTGACCACGCCTCAGGGTGGGTCCCTGAACAAGCTGTGTGATGACGTTACAGCCCGGATCGAGGCGCGACTTAAACAGCAGCTGCTTAATGAGCAGAG tCAGCGCAGCAGCACCGGAATGCGTTCCCCTGTCTGTTCCCAGAAGAGTGGATCTAAGGCCCATTCCGGCTCCCCACCATTCAGAG AAACCCCAGCGACACAAAGGGCATCGTCGGAGAGAGAAGTCCTATGTGTTAACCTAAAGAAAGACCCACATCTTGGCCTAG GTGTAGTGATCGTGGGAGAGGACACTGTGGGCCACTATGACCTGGGTATCTTTGTTGCTTCCATTGTGCCTGGTGGACCTGCCGATAAGGATGGACGCATCCAACCAG GTGGTCGTCTGATCTCTCTGAACCACATCAGCCTGGAGGGCGTCACCTTTAGTAAGGCAGCAGAGGTCATGCAGAGCAGCCCAGAGGAAGTGCAGCTGATAATCTCACAGCCGAAAG GCCTCAGTCCCAACAATGTGCGCTCTCCTGTAATGCGTCATTACGAGTCTCAGACCACAGTAATGACGGATGTCCGATCAGCACACAACAGCTTAGACGAGATTGTTTCGGCCATGATGACGCCGAAGACAGCCAACCGGCTCAATGTCCCCCGAGAAGTTCGAGACCTCGGTGCTCAG GACAGCTGCTCACTGTCGGCCCCTCTGCACTGTGTGGAGCCCGAGGAGATCCCTGTGCAGATCAGAAAGATATCAGGAAGTCTGGGCATCAGCATCTCT GGCGGTGTCAACAATAACCTTCCTAATGGAGGAATCTTCATAAGAAGCCTTGTTCCGGGAGGGGCGGCTGAGAGAGACGGACGAGTATGTTCAG GGGACAGACTGTTGGAGGTGGATGGTATTAGCGTCCAGTGTTTCACCTACCGGCAGGCTGTGGATTGTCTCAGTAAAACTGGGGAG CTGGTAACCTTGGTGGTGGAGAGAGTGCCGATACACCCGCTCAGGGTCTCTTTTGGCTCAGAAACCATTAGAAGTGCATCCAATCCCAGCATCAACCCGGAGAGGAtcaacagctgctcctccatcagtgcTCCTCCACCCGTGATCTCTGACCGGCCCAAGGACTACGTCTTTGTCACTGACG AGAACACCCAGGAAGTGACGCTGGCTAAAAGCGACAACAGCCTGGGCTTTAGCTTCCTAATGTGCGAGCTTGATCCGCCGACTCGAGACTTTGGCAGCCTAGTCCGGATAAAGGAGCTTTTTCCAGGTCAACCAGCCCTGCAGAGCGGCAAGATCCAGGAGGGAGACGTCCTGCTGGCGATAAACGGCCAGTCCCTCAAGGAGCTGTCCTATTCA AAGGTGCTAAAGCTGTTCAAGAATGCCCCGGCGGAGGTTCGACTGACTCTCAGCCGGCCTGCTCCAG GGATCCTTCCTTCCATTGATCAGTTCACTGACACATGA
- the frmpd2 gene encoding FERM and PDZ domain-containing protein 2 isoform X1, which produces MGTFVTLAEVLEGRGSKLDEDEVWCLLLATTEALLAVSKKGSGNMCSVLSPGSVLLSGNGSLAFKSCARYEDVASFTAPEIQQGQAASTRTSAEKMVVYSLGMTLYWCVDYHLPQNQPVQMSAELEGLLLSMCEDMVVRRTDLLTVLETCELHHRASMLPPADRLIRQLVEDVYRNSVDHVSMAENGSRLTDRSQLIRDRLHRGSFSNSTWELNKKISRTFSGASYSYGPSGIPPGGQHRESYGSWQQLNRSPRTPYVEGNRKAISRSLAQFESTMSFNDKKAKDMGPEFIRTLEEPLVVLELPGSILSKKGKSPTTQRELSVVMPNGQSILVKCEVKSSAGDIFDMIVAHSNLVEHFYFALAYIDDNEFFFLDNDTKISKVAPDSWKKVPTTTFVLFLRIKFFVNDICLLHKQTCHQYYLQLRRDLLEDQLSCHEETALYLGALALQSECGDCMPEVYGKNYYRPNQYVSKSVMEKRALPLIQAELLRLHANNAQMLTDESELEFLKVCQQLPEYGVLFHRVIREKRPSEGEIMLGVCAKGVIVFEVKDGCRSTNQTFYWREAATISSNRRKFVVESRVSKKKHIFITESSKIAQYLCNLCSAQHKFNNEMISRQLSHSLVSEDNIVQYAAGCCAHSSQHKSFSCSETPQDDSGLTTPQGGSLNKLCDDVTARIEARLKQQLLNEQSQRSSTGMRSPVCSQKSGSKAHSGSPPFRETPATQRASSEREVLCVNLKKDPHLGLGVVIVGEDTVGHYDLGIFVASIVPGGPADKDGRIQPGGRLISLNHISLEGVTFSKAAEVMQSSPEEVQLIISQPKVGLSPNNVRSPVMRHYESQTTVMTDVRSAHNSLDEIVSAMMTPKTANRLNVPREVRDLGAQDSCSLSAPLHCVEPEEIPVQIRKISGSLGISISGGVNNNLPNGGIFIRSLVPGGAAERDGRVCSGDRLLEVDGISVQCFTYRQAVDCLSKTGELVTLVVERVPIHPLRVSFGSETIRSASNPSINPERINSCSSISAPPPVISDRPKDYVFVTDENTQEVTLAKSDNSLGFSFLMCELDPPTRDFGSLVRIKELFPGQPALQSGKIQEGDVLLAINGQSLKELSYSKVLKLFKNAPAEVRLTLSRPAPGILPSIDQFTDT; this is translated from the exons ATGGGTACATTTGTGACCCTGGCAGAAGTGTTGGAGGGCCGGGGTTCAAAACTGGATGAGGATGAGGTCTGGTGTCTGCTGCTCGCCACCACTGAGGCCTTACTGGCCGTTTCCAAGAAAG GCTCGGGCAACATGTGCAGCGTGCTGAGCCCAGGCTCGGTGCTTCTGTCAGGCAACGGGAGTCTGGCCTTCAAGAGCTGTGCCCGGTACGAGGACGTGGCCTCCTTCACAGCTCCTGAGATCCAGCAGGGGCAGGCTGCCTCCACCAGGACTTCAGCAGAAAAG ATGGTTGTCTATTCACTGGGGATGACTCTTTACTGGTGTGTTGATTATCATCTACCTCAAAACCAG CCGGTCCAGATGAGTGCAGAGCTGGAAGGTCTGCTGCTCAGCATGTGCGAGGACATGGTGGTGAGGCGGACCGACCTGCTGACGGTGCTGGAGACCTGCGAGCTCCACCACAGGGCCTCCATGCTACCTCCTGCCGATCGGCTCATCAGGCAGCTGGTGGAAGACGTCTACAGAAACTCT GTTGATCATGTGTCCATGGCTGAAAATGGATCCCGGCTAACAGACCGCAGTCAATTGATCAGGGACAGATTGCACA GAGGCTCTTTTAGTAACTCAACATGGGAGCTGAACAAGAAGATTTCCAGAACATTCTCCGGTGCATCTTATTCTTACGGGCCATCAGG GATTCCCCCAGGAGGTCAACACAGGGAGAGTTACGGCAGCTGGCAACAGCTAAACCGCAGCCCCCGCACGCCATACGTGGAAGGTAACCGCAAAGCCATCTCAAGATCCCTCGCACAGTTCGAATCCACAATGAGTTTCAACGACAAGAAAGCAAAG GACATGGGTCCTGAGTTTATTAGAACGTTAGAGGAGCCGCTGGTTGTCTTAGAGCTGCCTGGATCCATTTTG TCAAAAAAGGGGAAATCTCCCACCACTCAGAGAGAGCTGAGCGTGGTGATGCCAAATGGCCAAAGCATCCTGGTCAAGTGTGAGGTGAAGTCCAGTGCAGGGGACATCTTTGACATGATTGTGGCTCACTCCAATCTGGTGGAACATTTCTACTTTGCCCTGGCCTATATTGACG ATAATGAGTTTTTCTTTCTGGACAATGACACCAAGATTTCCAAAGTTGCTCCAGATAGCTGGAAGAAAGTGCCTACAACCACCTTCGTCCTTTTTTTGAGGATCAAATTTTTTGTCAATGACATTTGTCTCTT GCACAAGCAGACCTGCCACCAGTATTACCTCCAGCTCAGGAGGGACCTTTTGGAGGACCAACTGTCCTGCCATGAGGAGACTGCTCTTTACCTGGGAGCGCTGGCCCTGCAGTCGGAGTGCGGAGACTGCATGCCGGAG GTATACGGTAAAAACTACTACCGCCCTAACCAGTATGTCTCCAAGAGCGTCATGGAGAAACGCGCCTTGCCTCTCATTCAGGCGGAGCTACTACGCCTCCACGCCAACAACGCTCAGATGCTCACCGACGAATCAGAGCTTGAGTTCCTTAAG GTATGTCAACAGTTGCCTGAATATGGAGTTTTGTTCCACCGTGTGATTCGTGAAAAAAGGCCTTCAGAAGGGGAGATCATGCTGGGAGTTTGTGCCAAAGGAGTCATCGTCTTCGAGGTTAAAGATGGCTGCCGATCCACCAATCAGACTTTCTACTGGAGGGAGGCAGCGACCATCTCCTCTAAT AGGCGTAAATTTGTGGTAGAGAGCCGTGTCAGCAAAAAGAAGCACATCTTTATCACAGAGAGTTCGAAAATAGCCCAGTATCTGTGTAACCTCTGTTCAGCCCAACACAAGTTCAACAATGAGATGATCTCCCGTCAGCTCAGCCACAGCCTGGTCTCAG AGGACAACATTGTGCAGTACGCCGCAGGGTGTTGCGCTCACAGCAGCCAACACaagtccttctcctgctccgaGACACCGCAGGACGACAGCGGACTGACCACGCCTCAGGGTGGGTCCCTGAACAAGCTGTGTGATGACGTTACAGCCCGGATCGAGGCGCGACTTAAACAGCAGCTGCTTAATGAGCAGAG tCAGCGCAGCAGCACCGGAATGCGTTCCCCTGTCTGTTCCCAGAAGAGTGGATCTAAGGCCCATTCCGGCTCCCCACCATTCAGAG AAACCCCAGCGACACAAAGGGCATCGTCGGAGAGAGAAGTCCTATGTGTTAACCTAAAGAAAGACCCACATCTTGGCCTAG GTGTAGTGATCGTGGGAGAGGACACTGTGGGCCACTATGACCTGGGTATCTTTGTTGCTTCCATTGTGCCTGGTGGACCTGCCGATAAGGATGGACGCATCCAACCAG GTGGTCGTCTGATCTCTCTGAACCACATCAGCCTGGAGGGCGTCACCTTTAGTAAGGCAGCAGAGGTCATGCAGAGCAGCCCAGAGGAAGTGCAGCTGATAATCTCACAGCCGAAAG TAGGCCTCAGTCCCAACAATGTGCGCTCTCCTGTAATGCGTCATTACGAGTCTCAGACCACAGTAATGACGGATGTCCGATCAGCACACAACAGCTTAGACGAGATTGTTTCGGCCATGATGACGCCGAAGACAGCCAACCGGCTCAATGTCCCCCGAGAAGTTCGAGACCTCGGTGCTCAG GACAGCTGCTCACTGTCGGCCCCTCTGCACTGTGTGGAGCCCGAGGAGATCCCTGTGCAGATCAGAAAGATATCAGGAAGTCTGGGCATCAGCATCTCT GGCGGTGTCAACAATAACCTTCCTAATGGAGGAATCTTCATAAGAAGCCTTGTTCCGGGAGGGGCGGCTGAGAGAGACGGACGAGTATGTTCAG GGGACAGACTGTTGGAGGTGGATGGTATTAGCGTCCAGTGTTTCACCTACCGGCAGGCTGTGGATTGTCTCAGTAAAACTGGGGAG CTGGTAACCTTGGTGGTGGAGAGAGTGCCGATACACCCGCTCAGGGTCTCTTTTGGCTCAGAAACCATTAGAAGTGCATCCAATCCCAGCATCAACCCGGAGAGGAtcaacagctgctcctccatcagtgcTCCTCCACCCGTGATCTCTGACCGGCCCAAGGACTACGTCTTTGTCACTGACG AGAACACCCAGGAAGTGACGCTGGCTAAAAGCGACAACAGCCTGGGCTTTAGCTTCCTAATGTGCGAGCTTGATCCGCCGACTCGAGACTTTGGCAGCCTAGTCCGGATAAAGGAGCTTTTTCCAGGTCAACCAGCCCTGCAGAGCGGCAAGATCCAGGAGGGAGACGTCCTGCTGGCGATAAACGGCCAGTCCCTCAAGGAGCTGTCCTATTCA AAGGTGCTAAAGCTGTTCAAGAATGCCCCGGCGGAGGTTCGACTGACTCTCAGCCGGCCTGCTCCAG GGATCCTTCCTTCCATTGATCAGTTCACTGACACATGA
- the frmpd2 gene encoding FERM and PDZ domain-containing protein 2 isoform X3 — MGTFVTLAEVLEGRGSKLDEDEVWCLLLATTEALLAVSKKGSGNMCSVLSPGSVLLSGNGSLAFKSCARYEDVASFTAPEIQQGQAASTRTSAEKMVVYSLGMTLYWCVDYHLPQNQPVQMSAELEGLLLSMCEDMVVRRTDLLTVLETCELHHRASMLPPADRLIRQLVEDVYRNSVDHVSMAENGSRLTDRSQLIRDRLHRGSFSNSTWELNKKISRTFSGASYSYGPSGIPPGGQHRESYGSWQQLNRSPRTPYVEGNRKAISRSLAQFESTMSFNDKKAKDMGPEFIRTLEEPLVVLELPGSILSKKGKSPTTQRELSVVMPNGQSILVKCEVKSSAGDIFDMIVAHSNLVEHFYFALAYIDDNEFFFLDNDTKISKVAPDSWKKVPTTTFVLFLRIKFFVNDICLLHKQTCHQYYLQLRRDLLEDQLSCHEETALYLGALALQSECGDCMPEVYGKNYYRPNQYVSKSVMEKRALPLIQAELLRLHANNAQMLTDESELEFLKVCQQLPEYGVLFHRVIREKRPSEGEIMLGVCAKGVIVFEVKDGCRSTNQTFYWREAATISSNRRKFVVESRVSKKKHIFITESSKIAQYLCNLCSAQHKFNNEMISRQLSHSLVSEDNIVQYAAGCCAHSSQHKSFSCSETPQDDSGLTTPQGGSLNKLCDDVTARIEARLKQQLLNEQSQRSSTGMRSPVCSQKSGSKAHSGSPPFRETPATQRASSEREVLCVNLKKDPHLGLGVVIVGEDTVGHYDLGIFVASIVPGGPADKDGRIQPGGRLISLNHISLEGVTFSKAAEVMQSSPEEVQLIISQPKVGLSPNNVRSPVMRHYESQTTVMTDVRSAHNSLDEIVSAMMTPKTANRLNVPREVRDLGAQDSCSLSAPLHCVEPEEIPVQIRKISGSLGISISGGVNNNLPNGGIFIRSLVPGGAAERDGRVCSGDRLLEVDGISVQCFTYRQAVDCLSKTGELVTLVVERVPIHPLRVSFGSETIRSASNPSINPERINSCSSISAPPPVISDRPKDYVFVTDEGAKAVQECPGGGSTDSQPACSRDPSFH; from the exons ATGGGTACATTTGTGACCCTGGCAGAAGTGTTGGAGGGCCGGGGTTCAAAACTGGATGAGGATGAGGTCTGGTGTCTGCTGCTCGCCACCACTGAGGCCTTACTGGCCGTTTCCAAGAAAG GCTCGGGCAACATGTGCAGCGTGCTGAGCCCAGGCTCGGTGCTTCTGTCAGGCAACGGGAGTCTGGCCTTCAAGAGCTGTGCCCGGTACGAGGACGTGGCCTCCTTCACAGCTCCTGAGATCCAGCAGGGGCAGGCTGCCTCCACCAGGACTTCAGCAGAAAAG ATGGTTGTCTATTCACTGGGGATGACTCTTTACTGGTGTGTTGATTATCATCTACCTCAAAACCAG CCGGTCCAGATGAGTGCAGAGCTGGAAGGTCTGCTGCTCAGCATGTGCGAGGACATGGTGGTGAGGCGGACCGACCTGCTGACGGTGCTGGAGACCTGCGAGCTCCACCACAGGGCCTCCATGCTACCTCCTGCCGATCGGCTCATCAGGCAGCTGGTGGAAGACGTCTACAGAAACTCT GTTGATCATGTGTCCATGGCTGAAAATGGATCCCGGCTAACAGACCGCAGTCAATTGATCAGGGACAGATTGCACA GAGGCTCTTTTAGTAACTCAACATGGGAGCTGAACAAGAAGATTTCCAGAACATTCTCCGGTGCATCTTATTCTTACGGGCCATCAGG GATTCCCCCAGGAGGTCAACACAGGGAGAGTTACGGCAGCTGGCAACAGCTAAACCGCAGCCCCCGCACGCCATACGTGGAAGGTAACCGCAAAGCCATCTCAAGATCCCTCGCACAGTTCGAATCCACAATGAGTTTCAACGACAAGAAAGCAAAG GACATGGGTCCTGAGTTTATTAGAACGTTAGAGGAGCCGCTGGTTGTCTTAGAGCTGCCTGGATCCATTTTG TCAAAAAAGGGGAAATCTCCCACCACTCAGAGAGAGCTGAGCGTGGTGATGCCAAATGGCCAAAGCATCCTGGTCAAGTGTGAGGTGAAGTCCAGTGCAGGGGACATCTTTGACATGATTGTGGCTCACTCCAATCTGGTGGAACATTTCTACTTTGCCCTGGCCTATATTGACG ATAATGAGTTTTTCTTTCTGGACAATGACACCAAGATTTCCAAAGTTGCTCCAGATAGCTGGAAGAAAGTGCCTACAACCACCTTCGTCCTTTTTTTGAGGATCAAATTTTTTGTCAATGACATTTGTCTCTT GCACAAGCAGACCTGCCACCAGTATTACCTCCAGCTCAGGAGGGACCTTTTGGAGGACCAACTGTCCTGCCATGAGGAGACTGCTCTTTACCTGGGAGCGCTGGCCCTGCAGTCGGAGTGCGGAGACTGCATGCCGGAG GTATACGGTAAAAACTACTACCGCCCTAACCAGTATGTCTCCAAGAGCGTCATGGAGAAACGCGCCTTGCCTCTCATTCAGGCGGAGCTACTACGCCTCCACGCCAACAACGCTCAGATGCTCACCGACGAATCAGAGCTTGAGTTCCTTAAG GTATGTCAACAGTTGCCTGAATATGGAGTTTTGTTCCACCGTGTGATTCGTGAAAAAAGGCCTTCAGAAGGGGAGATCATGCTGGGAGTTTGTGCCAAAGGAGTCATCGTCTTCGAGGTTAAAGATGGCTGCCGATCCACCAATCAGACTTTCTACTGGAGGGAGGCAGCGACCATCTCCTCTAAT AGGCGTAAATTTGTGGTAGAGAGCCGTGTCAGCAAAAAGAAGCACATCTTTATCACAGAGAGTTCGAAAATAGCCCAGTATCTGTGTAACCTCTGTTCAGCCCAACACAAGTTCAACAATGAGATGATCTCCCGTCAGCTCAGCCACAGCCTGGTCTCAG AGGACAACATTGTGCAGTACGCCGCAGGGTGTTGCGCTCACAGCAGCCAACACaagtccttctcctgctccgaGACACCGCAGGACGACAGCGGACTGACCACGCCTCAGGGTGGGTCCCTGAACAAGCTGTGTGATGACGTTACAGCCCGGATCGAGGCGCGACTTAAACAGCAGCTGCTTAATGAGCAGAG tCAGCGCAGCAGCACCGGAATGCGTTCCCCTGTCTGTTCCCAGAAGAGTGGATCTAAGGCCCATTCCGGCTCCCCACCATTCAGAG AAACCCCAGCGACACAAAGGGCATCGTCGGAGAGAGAAGTCCTATGTGTTAACCTAAAGAAAGACCCACATCTTGGCCTAG GTGTAGTGATCGTGGGAGAGGACACTGTGGGCCACTATGACCTGGGTATCTTTGTTGCTTCCATTGTGCCTGGTGGACCTGCCGATAAGGATGGACGCATCCAACCAG GTGGTCGTCTGATCTCTCTGAACCACATCAGCCTGGAGGGCGTCACCTTTAGTAAGGCAGCAGAGGTCATGCAGAGCAGCCCAGAGGAAGTGCAGCTGATAATCTCACAGCCGAAAG TAGGCCTCAGTCCCAACAATGTGCGCTCTCCTGTAATGCGTCATTACGAGTCTCAGACCACAGTAATGACGGATGTCCGATCAGCACACAACAGCTTAGACGAGATTGTTTCGGCCATGATGACGCCGAAGACAGCCAACCGGCTCAATGTCCCCCGAGAAGTTCGAGACCTCGGTGCTCAG GACAGCTGCTCACTGTCGGCCCCTCTGCACTGTGTGGAGCCCGAGGAGATCCCTGTGCAGATCAGAAAGATATCAGGAAGTCTGGGCATCAGCATCTCT GGCGGTGTCAACAATAACCTTCCTAATGGAGGAATCTTCATAAGAAGCCTTGTTCCGGGAGGGGCGGCTGAGAGAGACGGACGAGTATGTTCAG GGGACAGACTGTTGGAGGTGGATGGTATTAGCGTCCAGTGTTTCACCTACCGGCAGGCTGTGGATTGTCTCAGTAAAACTGGGGAG CTGGTAACCTTGGTGGTGGAGAGAGTGCCGATACACCCGCTCAGGGTCTCTTTTGGCTCAGAAACCATTAGAAGTGCATCCAATCCCAGCATCAACCCGGAGAGGAtcaacagctgctcctccatcagtgcTCCTCCACCCGTGATCTCTGACCGGCCCAAGGACTACGTCTTTGTCACTGACG AAGGTGCTAAAGCTGTTCAAGAATGCCCCGGCGGAGGTTCGACTGACTCTCAGCCGGCCTGCTCCAG GGATCCTTCCTTCCATTGA